One Cellulomonas taurus genomic region harbors:
- a CDS encoding FAD-binding oxidoreductase, which translates to MTVTLDDLAPTDRSVAARTAAHSDRSGWSPGTPPDAVVRPGSIAEVQAVLRWATAERVTVVPRGAGTGLTGGASATAGQVVLDLSGLDAIESIDPVTRTAVVQPGVIVADLDRAAAAHGLRYAPDPGSVAIASIGGTIATNAGGLRCARHGGTREAVLGLDVVLADGELLRTGTAGPRSVTGYDLTSLFVGSEGTLGIVVRATVRLQPLPVSTATVAALFPDVATAAAAALTIPAADTLELLDGATLAAVDPVLATDGAAFLLIQLEGPSALAEAAALADRIRPTAVRVDITDDPARSERLIATRRGALPAVQRLGRVLIEDVSVPRTALAETLAGIAAISDSTGVPVFTFAHAGAGVIHPLVLTDDGAVTPRVQETVDAIVALALRLGGTLSGEHGIGVLKRRWLADELDPVARTTLHRIKDALDPAGVLNPGKAI; encoded by the coding sequence ATGACGGTCACCCTGGACGACCTCGCCCCCACGGACCGGTCGGTCGCCGCCCGCACCGCCGCGCACAGCGACAGGTCCGGCTGGTCACCGGGAACGCCGCCGGATGCGGTGGTCCGCCCGGGCAGCATCGCCGAGGTGCAGGCGGTGCTGCGCTGGGCCACCGCCGAGCGGGTCACCGTGGTGCCGCGCGGCGCCGGGACCGGCCTGACCGGGGGCGCCTCGGCCACCGCCGGGCAGGTCGTGCTGGATCTGTCGGGGCTGGACGCCATCGAGTCGATCGACCCGGTCACCCGCACCGCCGTGGTGCAGCCCGGGGTGATCGTGGCCGACCTGGACCGGGCCGCCGCCGCCCACGGCCTGCGCTACGCCCCGGACCCGGGCAGCGTCGCCATCGCCAGCATCGGCGGCACCATCGCCACCAATGCCGGCGGGCTGCGCTGCGCCCGGCACGGCGGCACCCGGGAGGCGGTGCTGGGCCTGGACGTGGTGCTGGCCGACGGCGAGCTGCTGCGCACCGGCACCGCCGGGCCGCGCAGCGTCACCGGATACGACCTGACCTCCCTGTTCGTGGGTTCGGAGGGGACGCTCGGGATCGTGGTCCGGGCCACCGTCCGGCTGCAACCGCTGCCGGTGTCCACCGCCACCGTCGCCGCCCTGTTCCCCGATGTCGCCACCGCCGCCGCGGCCGCGCTGACCATCCCGGCCGCGGACACCTTGGAGCTGCTGGACGGCGCCACGCTGGCCGCCGTGGACCCGGTGCTGGCCACCGACGGAGCCGCCTTCCTGCTGATCCAGTTGGAAGGACCCTCCGCCCTCGCCGAGGCCGCCGCCCTCGCCGACCGGATCCGGCCCACGGCGGTGCGGGTGGACATCACCGACGACCCCGCTCGCTCCGAGCGCCTGATCGCGACCCGCCGGGGTGCGCTGCCCGCGGTGCAACGACTCGGGCGGGTGCTGATCGAGGACGTCTCGGTGCCCCGGACAGCACTCGCCGAGACGCTGGCCGGGATCGCCGCGATCTCCGACAGCACCGGGGTCCCGGTGTTCACCTTCGCCCATGCCGGCGCCGGGGTGATCCACCCCCTGGTGCTCACCGACGACGGGGCCGTCACCCCTCGGGTGCAGGAGACCGTGGACGCCATCGTGGCGCTGGCGCTGCGCCTCGGCGGCACTCTCAGCGGCGAACACGGGATCGGCGTCCTGAAGCGCCGCTGGCTGGCCGACGAGCTGGACCCGGTCGCCCGCACCACCCTGCACCGGATCAAGGACGCACTCGACCCGGCCGGGGTGCTCAACCCCGGCAAGGCGATCTGA
- a CDS encoding acyl-CoA dehydrogenase family protein — protein sequence MTVEAPALPDLSDAALAEVTAALATTAEQHDRTAEFPWAGIHTVHDAGLLTLGIGRRYGGPGLSAVDAVRVFEALGAGDPAVALIVAMTVGQHAAQDRAPWWPEPLYREVVTRSVDAPVLLNAVRAEPEWGAPARGGLPATTIRRDGDGWLLSGRKGFATGSEGLAYHLVWAVDHDGPSGEPELAHAVVPGDDPGVRVERTWDHLGQRATSTHDVHYTDVRLPLDHFRGVPRSQLARQDFPGVIALGLPALYVGVGRAAQSFLHRFARDRVPTSLGRPIATTEHIQQTAGQVEALLVQAEELLLGLAARADAGDPAVAARFGLAKVLATRSAIEAVQTAVAALGNPALTRHHPLERHLRDVLASRVHPPQEDAALLATGRRLLSETP from the coding sequence ATGACCGTCGAGGCGCCCGCACTGCCCGACCTGTCGGATGCGGCACTGGCCGAGGTCACGGCCGCCCTGGCCACCACCGCCGAGCAGCACGACCGGACCGCCGAGTTCCCGTGGGCGGGCATCCACACCGTGCACGACGCCGGGCTGCTCACCCTGGGCATCGGCCGCCGCTACGGCGGACCGGGCCTGTCGGCGGTGGACGCGGTGCGGGTGTTCGAGGCCCTCGGTGCCGGCGATCCGGCGGTGGCGCTGATCGTCGCGATGACCGTCGGCCAGCACGCGGCCCAGGACCGCGCACCCTGGTGGCCGGAGCCGCTGTACCGCGAGGTGGTCACCCGCTCGGTGGACGCCCCGGTGCTGCTGAACGCCGTCCGCGCCGAACCCGAGTGGGGCGCACCCGCCCGGGGCGGCCTGCCCGCGACCACGATCCGGCGGGACGGCGACGGCTGGCTGCTGTCCGGCCGCAAGGGGTTCGCCACCGGCTCGGAGGGCCTCGCCTACCACCTGGTGTGGGCGGTCGACCACGACGGTCCGTCCGGCGAACCGGAGCTGGCGCACGCCGTCGTCCCCGGTGACGACCCGGGGGTCCGGGTCGAGCGCACCTGGGACCACCTGGGTCAGCGCGCCACCAGCACCCACGACGTGCACTACACCGATGTGCGGCTGCCGCTGGACCACTTCCGGGGCGTCCCGCGGTCCCAGCTCGCCCGGCAGGACTTCCCCGGCGTGATCGCGCTCGGCCTGCCCGCGCTGTACGTCGGGGTCGGCCGGGCCGCCCAGTCGTTCCTGCACCGGTTCGCCCGGGACCGGGTGCCGACCTCGCTGGGCCGGCCGATCGCCACCACCGAGCACATCCAGCAGACCGCCGGTCAGGTCGAAGCGCTGCTGGTCCAGGCCGAGGAACTGCTGCTCGGCCTGGCGGCCCGGGCCGATGCCGGGGACCCCGCCGTCGCCGCCCGGTTCGGTCTGGCCAAGGTGCTCGCCACCCGCAGCGCCATCGAGGCGGTGCAGACCGCCGTCGCCGCCCTGGGCAATCCCGCCCTGACCCGCCACCACCCGCTGGAGCGACACCTGCGCGACGTGCTCGCCAGCCGCGTCCACCCGCCGCAGGAGGACGCCGCGCTGCTCGCCACCGGCCGCCGCCTGCTCTCCGAGACCCCCTGA
- a CDS encoding NADPH-dependent FMN reductase gives MTTVVTLIGNPRPGSRTAGAADTTAAFLANRLDLTPGDSIDLSGLAADLFAAEHPRADVALRSAADAGVLVVATPVHKASFTGLLKAFLDLYGPRGLAGVVAVPLVVPGDPGHALVGEAHLRPVLVELGAIVPTRSLVVTAGQLTAIDDQLAAWWATEEPALRRTVTVEAIR, from the coding sequence ATGACCACCGTCGTCACCCTGATCGGCAATCCCCGCCCCGGCTCGCGCACCGCCGGTGCCGCCGACACCACCGCCGCCTTCCTCGCCAACCGCCTCGACCTGACACCGGGCGACTCGATCGACCTCAGCGGCCTGGCCGCCGACTTGTTCGCCGCCGAGCACCCCCGTGCCGACGTCGCCCTACGCAGCGCCGCCGACGCGGGGGTCCTGGTCGTCGCCACCCCGGTGCACAAGGCGTCCTTCACCGGACTGCTCAAGGCGTTCCTCGACCTCTACGGCCCCCGTGGCCTCGCCGGGGTCGTCGCCGTCCCGCTGGTGGTGCCCGGCGACCCGGGCCACGCCCTGGTCGGCGAGGCCCACCTGCGCCCGGTGCTGGTCGAGCTGGGGGCGATCGTGCCCACCCGTTCCCTGGTGGTCACCGCCGGACAGCTGACCGCCATCGACGACCAGCTCGCCGCCTGGTGGGCGACCGAGGAACCGGCGCTGCGCCGGACCGTGACCGTGGAGGCGATCCGATGA
- a CDS encoding ABC transporter substrate-binding protein produces the protein MTRTLRPALPTLALVVALSACSTAGAADSGQSPTGDPVSGGTLDVAFFPDNAAFACVDPFQTYWIEHRTVIRNFADSLTDQDPETGELVPWLATDWEVADDGLSYTFDLRDDVTFSDGTAFTAESVKLAFDSGAATLEQLPTAYGAVYLAGYDSTEVVDDDTVVVHFSTPNSAFLQGTSTTNLAILAASSYQATPEERCLGDVVGSGPFVLDSYSPGQSTVLTKRDGYAWGSELRENTGEAYLDGITFTYVAEDSVRVGQLTSDAIDIAWPRNPISENDTALIQSSGDTVVSRSLPGPANNYYPNVADGKILADERVRHALQQAIDRDSYASTIFGTEYPSVTSIYDTTTPAYQDHGDDLAYDADGAAELLDEAGWTLGDDGYRHKDGQKLTLSTPVIAQFSAGDQLIQDQLKAVGIDLELNVITQAQRSEVLAAGDYDLISTYYTRADPGVIQWIIDARYAGSQAQAVNALTPEQTTEVQALLDQGTTTLDTTARAEVYAELQQYYLDHALAFPTFERVQTAGVSAAVHGFRFTSESFGDFAGTWITP, from the coding sequence ATGACCCGCACCCTGCGCCCGGCGCTGCCCACCCTCGCCCTCGTCGTCGCCCTGTCCGCCTGCTCCACCGCCGGGGCGGCCGACAGCGGCCAGAGCCCGACCGGCGACCCGGTCTCCGGTGGCACCCTCGACGTCGCGTTCTTCCCGGACAACGCCGCCTTCGCCTGCGTCGACCCGTTCCAGACCTACTGGATCGAGCACCGCACGGTGATCAGGAACTTCGCCGACTCGCTGACCGACCAGGACCCGGAGACCGGCGAGCTGGTGCCGTGGCTGGCGACCGACTGGGAGGTCGCCGACGACGGGCTGTCCTACACCTTCGACCTGCGCGACGACGTGACGTTCTCCGACGGCACCGCGTTCACCGCCGAGTCGGTGAAGCTGGCGTTCGACTCCGGTGCCGCCACCCTGGAGCAGCTGCCGACCGCCTACGGCGCGGTGTACCTGGCCGGTTACGACTCCACCGAGGTGGTGGACGACGACACGGTGGTGGTGCACTTCAGCACCCCGAACTCCGCCTTCTTGCAGGGCACCTCGACCACCAACCTGGCGATCCTGGCCGCCTCGTCGTACCAGGCGACCCCGGAGGAGCGCTGCCTCGGGGACGTGGTCGGTTCCGGGCCCTTCGTGCTGGACAGCTACTCCCCCGGCCAGAGCACGGTGCTGACCAAGCGGGACGGCTACGCCTGGGGCTCCGAGCTGCGGGAGAACACCGGCGAGGCGTACCTGGACGGCATCACCTTCACCTACGTGGCGGAGGACAGCGTGCGGGTGGGTCAGCTCACCTCGGACGCCATCGACATCGCCTGGCCGCGCAACCCGATCAGCGAGAACGACACCGCCCTGATCCAGTCCTCCGGTGACACGGTGGTCAGTCGGTCGCTGCCCGGCCCGGCGAACAACTACTACCCGAATGTCGCGGACGGCAAGATCCTGGCCGACGAGCGGGTCCGGCACGCGCTGCAGCAGGCGATCGACCGGGACAGCTACGCCTCGACCATCTTCGGCACCGAGTACCCGTCGGTGACCAGCATCTACGACACCACCACCCCGGCCTACCAGGACCACGGCGACGACCTGGCCTACGACGCCGACGGTGCCGCCGAGCTGCTGGACGAGGCGGGCTGGACGCTCGGGGACGACGGCTACCGGCACAAGGACGGTCAGAAGTTGACCCTCTCGACGCCGGTGATCGCCCAGTTCTCCGCCGGCGACCAGCTGATCCAGGACCAGCTCAAGGCGGTCGGCATCGACCTGGAACTGAACGTGATCACCCAGGCCCAGCGCTCCGAGGTGCTGGCAGCCGGTGACTACGACCTGATCAGCACCTACTACACCCGCGCCGACCCGGGTGTGATCCAGTGGATCATCGACGCCCGGTACGCCGGATCGCAGGCCCAGGCGGTGAACGCCCTGACCCCGGAGCAGACCACCGAGGTGCAGGCACTCCTGGACCAGGGCACCACCACGCTGGACACCACCGCCCGGGCCGAGGTCTACGCCGAGCTCCAGCAGTACTACCTGGACCACGCGCTGGCGTTCCCGACCTTCGAGCGGGTGCAGACCGCCGGCGTGTCGGCCGCGGTGCACGGTTTCCGGTTCACCTCGGAGTCCTTCGGGGACTTCGCCGGCACCTGGATCACCCCGTGA
- a CDS encoding sulfurtransferase, translating into MTTDHLIDAVALDRLLGSGAPVRLLDVRWTLPVPDGRPAYRAGHLPGAVYVDLDTELAAPPSHAGRHPLPAIEDLQAAARRWGLRTGDTVVVYDDNAGQSAARAWWLLRWAGVADVRLLDGGLAAWRAAGLAVSQDDPAPLPGDVTLSAGHLPTLDADGAVQAALLLDARAAERYRGESEPIDPRAGHIPGAVSAPTAANVTADGTFRPVAELAARFSALGARPGSPAGVYCGSGVTAAHQALALTVAGFDPVLYPGSWSAWSADPTRPVVLGPHPTAEEALR; encoded by the coding sequence ATGACCACTGACCACCTGATCGACGCCGTCGCACTCGACCGCCTGCTCGGTTCCGGTGCGCCGGTCCGGCTGCTCGACGTCCGCTGGACCCTCCCGGTGCCGGACGGCCGACCGGCCTACCGGGCGGGCCACCTGCCCGGGGCGGTCTACGTCGACCTGGACACCGAGCTCGCGGCCCCGCCGTCGCACGCCGGACGCCACCCGCTGCCCGCCATCGAGGACCTGCAGGCGGCGGCCCGCCGCTGGGGTCTGCGGACCGGGGACACCGTGGTGGTCTACGACGACAACGCCGGGCAGTCAGCCGCCCGGGCCTGGTGGCTGCTGCGCTGGGCCGGGGTCGCCGACGTGCGCCTGCTCGACGGCGGACTCGCCGCGTGGCGCGCCGCCGGGCTGGCGGTGAGCCAGGACGATCCGGCCCCGTTGCCCGGCGACGTCACCCTCAGTGCCGGGCACCTGCCCACCCTGGACGCCGACGGTGCGGTGCAGGCGGCACTGCTGCTGGACGCCCGGGCGGCCGAGCGCTACCGCGGGGAGTCCGAGCCGATCGACCCCCGGGCCGGACACATCCCCGGTGCGGTGAGCGCCCCCACCGCAGCGAACGTCACCGCCGACGGCACCTTCCGACCGGTCGCCGAGCTGGCCGCCCGGTTCAGCGCCCTCGGTGCCCGGCCCGGCAGCCCGGCCGGGGTCTACTGCGGCTCCGGGGTCACCGCCGCCCATCAGGCGCTCGCGCTCACCGTCGCCGGGTTCGACCCGGTGCTCTACCCCGGCTCCTGGTCCGCCTGGTCCGCCGATCCCACCCGTCCCGTCGTCCTGGGACCCCACCCCACGGCCGAGGAGGCCCTGCGATGA
- a CDS encoding alpha/beta hydrolase: MTVTDPTTPTAAAIRTWSEPEHLAPRGTLILVVGRGETPEVYQRFGSRIAADAYRVIAVDDDPSAPATAAALLADHTLPGPRVLVGVDAGALTAVELVRSGAAADAVVLAGLPVVPGPLGQAWGGSWETEIAARTACPNHRGVLARSARRGLGGSADTLVLPIAPVTPGVLGVPTLAVHGAADPISPAADALPVLAGLGAEVTVVTDGLHDVLNDVQHRSVAATVILFLERLRSGSTVVRPA; the protein is encoded by the coding sequence ATGACCGTCACCGATCCCACCACCCCCACCGCCGCCGCCATCCGCACCTGGTCCGAGCCGGAACACCTCGCACCCCGCGGCACCCTGATCCTGGTGGTCGGCCGGGGCGAGACCCCGGAGGTGTACCAGCGCTTCGGCAGCCGGATCGCCGCGGACGCCTACCGGGTGATCGCGGTGGACGACGACCCGAGCGCCCCGGCCACGGCCGCCGCACTGCTGGCCGACCACACCCTGCCCGGGCCCCGCGTCCTGGTGGGGGTGGACGCCGGTGCGCTCACCGCCGTCGAGCTGGTCCGCTCCGGTGCGGCCGCCGATGCTGTGGTCCTGGCCGGGCTGCCGGTGGTCCCCGGTCCGCTGGGTCAGGCCTGGGGCGGCAGCTGGGAGACCGAGATCGCCGCCCGCACCGCCTGCCCGAACCACCGCGGCGTGCTGGCCCGCAGCGCCCGACGAGGTCTCGGCGGCAGCGCCGACACCCTCGTGCTGCCGATCGCGCCGGTCACCCCGGGCGTGCTGGGCGTGCCGACCCTGGCGGTGCACGGGGCCGCCGATCCGATCAGCCCGGCCGCCGACGCGCTGCCGGTGTTGGCAGGGCTCGGCGCGGAGGTCACCGTGGTCACCGACGGGTTGCACGACGTGCTCAACGACGTCCAGCACCGCTCGGTCGCCGCCACCGTGATCCTGTTCCTGGAGCGCCTGCGCTCCGGGTCGACCGTGGTGCGCCCGGCATGA
- a CDS encoding ABC transporter permease, producing the protein MTAAAVLAPPRVRSLRWGPAGYITGRVLQAVGVLWAAYTVTFAILWLLPSDPLAMVLSANNVELDSLTPAQLAEAQARYGLDQPVLGQYWSMLTGALHGDLGTSTTKGIPVTELIAQRLPGTLQLSGLAILIALGGGVLVAWLAASVRWSPLRLLLTRLPSAGVAFPSFWIGLLLIQVFAFSLGWLPSTGSAGPQALILPAVTMAIPTGAAFAQVLTRSLTDTLAEPYITTATATGLSRAAVIGRHALRNAALPTLTILGLLVGGTVTGAIVTETVFARQGVGTLAQESVLNQDVPVVQAIVVLAAAAFVLVNLLVDLLYPLLDPRIARSR; encoded by the coding sequence GTGACCGCCGCGGCGGTCCTGGCCCCGCCCCGGGTCAGGTCCCTGCGCTGGGGCCCGGCCGGGTACATCACCGGCCGGGTGCTGCAAGCGGTCGGCGTGCTGTGGGCCGCCTACACCGTCACCTTCGCCATCCTCTGGCTGCTGCCCAGCGACCCGCTGGCGATGGTGCTGTCGGCCAACAACGTCGAGCTGGACTCGCTCACCCCGGCCCAGCTCGCCGAGGCCCAGGCACGGTACGGCCTGGACCAGCCGGTGCTCGGGCAGTACTGGTCGATGCTCACCGGGGCACTGCACGGCGATCTGGGCACCTCCACCACCAAGGGCATCCCGGTCACCGAGCTGATCGCCCAGCGCCTGCCCGGCACGCTGCAACTCTCCGGCCTGGCGATCCTGATCGCGCTCGGCGGCGGGGTACTGGTCGCCTGGCTGGCCGCCTCCGTCCGGTGGTCGCCGCTGCGCCTGCTGCTGACCCGGTTGCCGTCCGCCGGGGTGGCGTTCCCGTCGTTCTGGATCGGCCTGCTGCTGATCCAGGTCTTCGCCTTCAGCCTCGGCTGGCTGCCGTCCACCGGGTCGGCGGGCCCGCAGGCGTTGATCCTGCCCGCCGTCACGATGGCGATCCCGACCGGTGCCGCCTTCGCCCAGGTGCTCACCCGCAGCCTCACCGACACGCTGGCCGAGCCGTACATCACCACCGCCACCGCCACCGGATTGAGCCGGGCGGCGGTGATCGGGCGGCACGCGCTGCGCAATGCCGCCCTGCCCACCCTGACCATCCTCGGTCTGCTGGTCGGCGGCACCGTCACCGGCGCGATCGTCACCGAGACGGTGTTCGCCCGGCAGGGGGTGGGCACCCTCGCCCAGGAGTCGGTGCTGAACCAGGACGTCCCCGTGGTGCAGGCGATCGTCGTGCTGGCGGCCGCCGCCTTCGTGCTGGTGAACCTGCTGGTCGACCTGCTCTACCCGCTGCTCGACCCCCGGATCGCGAGGTCACGATGA
- a CDS encoding ABC transporter permease: protein MTTLTQPRVATAAPVVDLPARGTTGRAARRRATARALLRRPGFLIALAFTGFVILSALAPTWFTSADPYATAPADKLLPPSAAHLFGTDELGRDLFSRVLHGGALTIQATALAIGIALVGGLGLGVLSGFVGGWVDALVMRAVDVLLAIPGLLLALAIVTAVGFGTVPVAVAVGVGIIPGFARTTRAEVLRVKTLPYVEAARTGGGSWGRVLLRHVLPNSWGPVAVLAVLDFGAAIIAVAALSFLGFGAEPPAAEWGTLISAGRNYLVTSPWLSLLPGLFVGLLVLALNHLARTVEEVGR from the coding sequence ATGACAACCCTCACCCAGCCCCGGGTCGCCACCGCCGCACCGGTGGTCGACCTGCCCGCCCGCGGCACCACCGGCCGGGCGGCCCGACGCCGGGCCACCGCGCGGGCGCTGCTGCGCCGGCCCGGCTTCCTGATCGCGCTGGCGTTCACCGGCTTCGTGATCCTGTCGGCCCTGGCGCCGACCTGGTTCACCTCGGCCGACCCCTATGCGACGGCACCGGCCGACAAGCTGCTGCCGCCGAGTGCCGCCCACCTGTTCGGCACCGACGAGCTGGGCCGCGACCTGTTCTCCCGGGTGCTGCACGGCGGGGCGCTCACCATCCAGGCCACCGCGCTGGCGATCGGCATCGCGCTGGTCGGCGGACTCGGCCTCGGGGTGCTCAGCGGGTTCGTCGGCGGCTGGGTGGACGCCCTGGTGATGCGGGCGGTGGACGTGCTGCTCGCCATCCCCGGTCTGCTGCTCGCCCTGGCCATCGTGACGGCCGTCGGCTTCGGCACCGTGCCGGTCGCGGTGGCGGTCGGGGTCGGGATCATCCCGGGCTTCGCCCGCACCACCCGCGCCGAGGTGCTGCGGGTCAAGACGCTGCCCTACGTGGAGGCGGCCCGCACCGGCGGCGGCTCCTGGGGCCGGGTGCTGCTGCGGCATGTGCTGCCGAACTCCTGGGGCCCGGTGGCGGTGCTCGCGGTGCTGGACTTCGGCGCGGCGATCATCGCGGTGGCGGCGCTGTCCTTCCTCGGGTTCGGGGCCGAGCCGCCGGCCGCCGAGTGGGGGACGCTGATCTCCGCCGGGCGGAACTACCTAGTGACCAGCCCGTGGCTGAGCCTGCTGCCGGGCCTGTTCGTCGGCCTGCTGGTCCTGGCGTTGAACCACCTGGCCCGCACGGTCGAGGAGGTCGGCCGATGA
- a CDS encoding LysR family transcriptional regulator: MTAALDLVQLRSFVAIADCGGFGRAAVALHLSQPTVSQHVRSLERRLHTPLVERQGRGTRFTPAGERLLAEARRILAVHDDALARLDAAGRRTVVIGSTETAADQVLPGLLTALKDAYPDRPVQFSIDRSTQMAEAIDRGSIDVAVLLALGPQTPGRPVGTLPLRWFARPGLSLDDTVPLVAYSEPCGMRRRAMTELGEAGRRVLLAAESTSLEGVMAAARAGLGVAVLPSAGAVPAGLVERTDLPPLGVAAIHLAVRRGLDVDLEAAALGALELFFTTLTRSTVHDH; the protein is encoded by the coding sequence ATGACCGCCGCCCTCGACCTGGTGCAGCTGCGTTCCTTCGTCGCCATCGCCGACTGCGGTGGCTTCGGCCGGGCGGCGGTCGCGCTGCACCTGAGTCAGCCCACCGTGAGCCAGCACGTGCGCAGCCTGGAACGGCGGCTGCACACCCCCCTGGTCGAACGGCAGGGCCGTGGCACCCGGTTCACCCCGGCCGGCGAGCGCCTGCTGGCCGAGGCACGACGCATCCTCGCGGTGCACGACGACGCCCTGGCCCGGCTGGACGCCGCCGGTCGGCGCACCGTGGTGATCGGCTCCACCGAGACCGCCGCCGACCAGGTGCTGCCCGGACTGCTCACCGCGCTCAAGGACGCCTACCCGGACCGGCCGGTGCAGTTCAGCATCGACCGCTCGACCCAGATGGCCGAGGCGATCGACCGTGGCTCCATCGACGTGGCGGTGCTGCTCGCCCTCGGTCCGCAGACACCGGGCCGCCCGGTCGGCACCCTGCCGCTGCGCTGGTTCGCCCGGCCGGGGCTGTCCCTGGACGACACCGTCCCGCTGGTCGCCTACTCCGAGCCGTGCGGCATGCGGCGGCGGGCGATGACCGAACTCGGCGAGGCCGGCCGTCGGGTCCTGCTGGCGGCCGAGTCCACCAGCCTGGAGGGCGTGATGGCCGCCGCCCGGGCCGGACTCGGGGTGGCGGTGCTGCCCAGCGCCGGGGCGGTGCCCGCCGGGTTGGTGGAGCGCACCGACCTGCCGCCGCTGGGGGTCGCCGCGATCCATCTGGCGGTGCGCCGCGGGCTGGACGTCGACCTGGAAGCCGCCGCGCTCGGCGCCCTCGAGCTCTTCTTCACCACTCTCACCAGGAGCACCGTCCATGACCACTGA
- a CDS encoding dipeptide ABC transporter ATP-binding protein, with protein sequence MTAVARLTGLEVTYGQHAPAVRGVSLDIAPGEVLAVVGESGSGKTTTAAALLGLLPAAGRITGGRIEVDGLDVTHAGERVRRGLRGRVVGLVPQDPMVGLDPTRRVGSQLAEAVRLRGVPRRAAQVEVLQLLHEAGVDDPELRARQYPHELSGGLRQRVLIALALAGKPRLVVADEPTSALDVTVQRRILDHLTGQVRDTGTALLIITHDLAMAADRADRIVVMQDGRVVEHGPTATVVERPQEPYTRRLIAAAPGLRGFRLRADDPAPEVLRLTGATVDFPGSGRVLDGVDLAVQRGRTLAVVGESGSGKTTALRVALGLQRLTAGRIELDGQDLTDAGWKQWRPLRRRIQLVHQNPFAALDPRFTVAESVAEPLVSFGIGDRRSRGTRAAELIERVGLPSDALSRLPAELSGGQRQRVAIARALALDPEILLLDEPVSALDVSVQAQILDLLAELQRDLGVSYLLVSHDLAVVAQVAHRVAVLHRGRLVESGPTAEVFTAPRHDRTRDLLDAVPGRLAVTR encoded by the coding sequence ATGACCGCCGTCGCCCGGCTCACCGGGCTGGAGGTCACCTACGGCCAGCACGCCCCCGCCGTCCGGGGTGTCTCGCTCGACATCGCCCCCGGCGAGGTGCTGGCGGTGGTCGGCGAATCCGGCTCCGGCAAGACCACCACCGCCGCCGCGCTGCTCGGGCTGCTGCCCGCCGCCGGTCGGATCACCGGCGGCCGCATCGAGGTCGACGGCCTGGACGTGACGCATGCCGGTGAGCGGGTGCGCCGGGGGCTGCGCGGCCGGGTGGTCGGTCTGGTGCCGCAGGACCCGATGGTCGGCCTGGACCCGACCCGCCGGGTCGGCAGCCAGCTGGCCGAGGCGGTGCGCCTGCGCGGGGTCCCGCGACGGGCGGCCCAGGTGGAGGTACTGCAGCTGCTGCACGAGGCCGGGGTGGACGATCCCGAGCTGCGTGCCCGGCAGTACCCGCACGAACTGTCCGGCGGGCTGCGGCAGCGGGTGCTGATCGCCCTCGCCCTGGCCGGCAAGCCACGCCTGGTGGTCGCCGACGAACCGACCTCCGCGCTGGACGTGACGGTGCAGCGCCGGATCCTGGACCACCTCACCGGACAGGTCCGGGACACCGGCACCGCGCTGCTGATCATCACCCACGACCTGGCGATGGCCGCCGACCGGGCGGACCGGATCGTGGTGATGCAGGACGGTCGGGTGGTGGAGCACGGGCCTACCGCCACCGTGGTCGAACGCCCGCAGGAGCCGTACACCCGCCGGCTGATCGCCGCGGCACCCGGTCTGCGCGGCTTCCGGCTCCGGGCCGACGACCCGGCCCCCGAGGTGCTTCGGCTCACCGGGGCCACCGTCGACTTCCCCGGCTCGGGCCGGGTGCTGGACGGGGTGGACCTGGCGGTGCAGCGCGGCCGCACCCTGGCGGTGGTCGGTGAGTCGGGTTCCGGCAAGACCACGGCCCTGCGGGTGGCCCTGGGTCTCCAGCGGCTGACCGCCGGTCGGATCGAGCTGGACGGGCAGGACCTCACCGACGCCGGGTGGAAGCAGTGGCGACCGCTGCGCCGCCGGATCCAGCTGGTGCACCAGAACCCGTTCGCCGCCCTGGACCCACGGTTCACCGTGGCCGAGTCGGTGGCCGAACCGCTGGTGTCCTTCGGGATCGGCGACCGCCGCTCGCGCGGCACCCGGGCGGCCGAGCTGATCGAGCGGGTCGGGTTGCCCTCGGACGCCCTGTCCCGGCTGCCGGCCGAACTCTCCGGTGGGCAGCGGCAGCGGGTCGCCATCGCCCGGGCACTGGCACTGGACCCGGAGATCCTGCTGCTGGACGAACCGGTGTCGGCCCTCGACGTGTCGGTGCAGGCGCAGATCCTCGATCTGCTGGCCGAACTGCAACGCGACCTCGGGGTGTCCTACCTGCTGGTCTCGCACGACCTGGCGGTGGTGGCCCAGGTCGCCCACCGGGTCGCCGTGCTGCACCGCGGCCGGTTGGTGGAGTCGGGCCCGACGGCGGAGGTGTTCACCGCGCCGCGGCACGACCGGACCCGCGACCTGCTGGACGCGGTGCCGGGCCGCCTGGCGGTGACCCGATGA